The genomic window GGCGGGTATGCTGATCATGCGTACATTACCCGCGCGTTTGACAATACGCGCATCGGCATCGCCACGGGCGATATACACATGGCCCGGCTCCAGCAGCGCCGGGCCACGCACTTCCCTGACCTCCAGCGCGCACTGACGATCAAGGCGCTCGGCAAATGGCTTGGTGAAATGCGCGGGCATATGCTGGGCCACGACAATCGGCACCGGAAAATCTTCTGGCAGCTCACGCAATATGCTTTCAAGAGTACTTGGCCCGCCGGTCGAGACGCCGACCACCATCAGCTTGTAGCGGCAGCCCAGGCTGTGTCTCAGCGAGCGGCGCGGCGCTGGCGGCTGGGCATCACGCGCTTGGCGACGCTGCACCTTGCTGGCAATCGGGCGCCGCTGCTGGGCTGCCGCACGGACTTTTGCCTGCAGTTCCTGCTCCACATCGCGCAGGTTGAGCGAGACGGTGCCGTCGGGTTTGTTGACGTAGTCAAAGGCGCCCAGTTCCAGCGCTTCAAAGGTGGCAAGTGCGCCTTTTTCGGTCAGCGACGAGACCATGATCACCGGCAGGGGGGATTCCACCATGATGTGGCTCAGGCAGGTCAGCCCATCCATGACCGGCATATTGATATCCAGCGTGACCACGTGCGGCGCAAAGCTTTTCAGCTGCTCAAGGGCGTCCTGGCCATCTCGCGCCGTCGCGGTGATGATGTCGCCGACGCTTTCCAGCATCTGCCTGAGCTGACGCCGCATCAGCGCCGAATCATCCACGATCAATACCTTGAGCGGCTCGTCTAACGGCATAAACACATATCCTGCAGGTTAGGTGCTGGCACCTGAAATGTCGGCGTTGTCACCGGCGTCGGCGCTGTCCAGCAGCGCCTGCTGTTCATCGTGGCTCATCAGGGCATCGATATTCAGCAGCTGGATCAGCTGGTTGTCCGGCGTGCGCACGACCTCGCCCAACAGCCGCTGCTGGGCTGCGGAAAGGCGCGGTGCCGGTTCGATAGTGTGGCGCTGCAAGCGGCGCACTTCGCTGACGGTATCGACCACAAAGCCGGTGGTCACGCCATCAAGATTAAGCACCAGGATGCGCTGACGCTCATTATTGGTGATCCGCGACAGGCCAAAACGGGCGCGCATATCCACTACAGGCAGCACGCTACCGCGCAGATTGATCATCCCTTCGATAAAGTCCGGGCTCTTCGGCACATGATAGAAACGCTCGGGCAGGCGGGTGATTTCCTGTACCTGTTCAATCGAAATGCCGTATTGCTGATCGTTCAGGGTGAAGACCACCAGTTGGCACTCATCGGAAATTTCATCGACAGCAGATTCTTCTGACATGACATCCTGCTCCTGGTGTGAGTTCGACGGATCCTGGCGATTGTCCAGCGCCAGGGCGCCCGCGTCGGCGAATAACGGGTCGGTTGCCAGCAGGCTAAGCAGCCTCTGCCCTTCATCCAGACGACAGATGGCGGCGACATCCTGCATATCAGGGTCACGGGCCAGCACCTCGGGCACCGGCTCCAGGCGTTTTTCTTCCAGGCGAACCACTTCCTTGACCTGATCGACGGCCAGCGCCAGGCGCACACTGCCACGCCGCAGAACAACCACTACCTGGTCGCTGGCAACCTCAATCTGCGCCAGCGCCAACAGGGTGCGCAGCGAAAACAGCGGGAATGTCTTGCCACGCCGCGACATCAGCCCCAGCACATGCGGCGGCGCCTTGGGCGTGTGGCTAATCTGCTCGGGGTAACGCAGCACTTCCTGAACATCGCCAAGGCGGAAGGCATACTCCTGGCCATCAACCTCAATGCTGACCAGCTGGGTCAACTCTTCACTCTCGCCGTTGGCGGCCAGCGCCTGATTGGCCGCGCTGCCCACACTGGCCAGGGCGCCCGCCACGCTGCTGTCATCGCCGCTGAATTCGCGCGCCATCAGCGCTTCCAGGTCAAGCAGCTGCAAAAGGCTCTGCTGCTCGCCTTCCAGGCGGTAGATACCGGTCAGCAGTTCAGTGTCCACACTGCCAATATCGGCCGCCGCTTCAATGCGCTGGCTGTCCAGCGTCAGCACCCGGTCAACGTGATCCACCACCATGCCCACGCTCTGGCCCATGTCCAACAGCAGCACGCGGCTGGCGTCGTCGATCTCAGTGCGCCCCATGCCCAGCAGCGCACGCAGATCAATAATCGGCGAAACGCTGCCCCTAAGCCCGGCCAACCCCAGCAGCGACGGGGGAGTTAACGGCACCTCAACCGGCGTCTGATAGCGCATGATCTCCAGCACCTGGGACATAGGCAGCGCGAAAAGCTCGTCTCCCAATGCAAAACTGACGACCTGCACCAGAGCATCTTCCGCGCTGGAAGCGTCTTGTTGCGGTATTGCAGCCATACTCTGCCCTCCTGTCGGCGCGGCGATCAGTTGCTCTGCATCTCATCGGCGATGGAGGCAATTTCCTCAACTGATGCAGCCAGTTCTTCAATGCCCTGGCTTTGCTGGTCAGCAGCGGTCGATGCTTCACGCACACTTGAAGCGGACTGCTCCGCGGCAGTGGCAATCTGCTCCATGCCTTTTTTGCTTTGAGTCACTGCGACGATAATCTCGCTGCCGGTTTCATCCACGCGGGTGGCGGCATCCTGCAGTTCGCGGCGCAGTTTGCCCAGCGCATCAATATCGTTGAGCACCTGTTCAGTCCGCGCCACGTCGGCTTCCACGGTAGCCAGCGAAGCGTCCAGGTCACTGGCAACCGCGTCGGCCTGGTCCTGAATACGGCGCACCAGATCCTGCACCTGTTCAACATTGGTAGAGGCGTCATCAGCAAGGTTCTGGATATCTCCGGACACCACCGCAAAGCCCTTGCCGTATTCCCCGGCAC from Halomonas sp. CH40 includes these protein-coding regions:
- a CDS encoding chemotaxis response regulator protein-glutamate methylesterase codes for the protein MPLDEPLKVLIVDDSALMRRQLRQMLESVGDIITATARDGQDALEQLKSFAPHVVTLDINMPVMDGLTCLSHIMVESPLPVIMVSSLTEKGALATFEALELGAFDYVNKPDGTVSLNLRDVEQELQAKVRAAAQQRRPIASKVQRRQARDAQPPAPRRSLRHSLGCRYKLMVVGVSTGGPSTLESILRELPEDFPVPIVVAQHMPAHFTKPFAERLDRQCALEVREVRGPALLEPGHVYIARGDADARIVKRAGNVRMISIPASDGHLWHPSITRLMASAREVFRDRELICVQLTGMGDDGAEEMAQAHRRGALTIAENEDSAVVYGMPRALVERQGATAVLPQEAIAEQLIDWVSAAG
- a CDS encoding chemotaxis protein CheW, with amino-acid sequence MAAIPQQDASSAEDALVQVVSFALGDELFALPMSQVLEIMRYQTPVEVPLTPPSLLGLAGLRGSVSPIIDLRALLGMGRTEIDDASRVLLLDMGQSVGMVVDHVDRVLTLDSQRIEAAADIGSVDTELLTGIYRLEGEQQSLLQLLDLEALMAREFSGDDSSVAGALASVGSAANQALAANGESEELTQLVSIEVDGQEYAFRLGDVQEVLRYPEQISHTPKAPPHVLGLMSRRGKTFPLFSLRTLLALAQIEVASDQVVVVLRRGSVRLALAVDQVKEVVRLEEKRLEPVPEVLARDPDMQDVAAICRLDEGQRLLSLLATDPLFADAGALALDNRQDPSNSHQEQDVMSEESAVDEISDECQLVVFTLNDQQYGISIEQVQEITRLPERFYHVPKSPDFIEGMINLRGSVLPVVDMRARFGLSRITNNERQRILVLNLDGVTTGFVVDTVSEVRRLQRHTIEPAPRLSAAQQRLLGEVVRTPDNQLIQLLNIDALMSHDEQQALLDSADAGDNADISGAST